One window from the genome of Pseudonocardia hierapolitana encodes:
- the garA gene encoding glycogen accumulation regulator GarA, whose protein sequence is MTTNDGPGVPPERSPETTSVFRADFLSEAEAPAQDQPVSGVESLPAGSALLVVKRGPNAGSRFLLDRPSTSAGRHPDSDIFLDDVTVSRRHAEFRSDAGEFVVVDVGSLNGTYVNREPVDTAVLANGDEVQIGKFRLVFLTGPRESGPRG, encoded by the coding sequence GTGACCACGAACGACGGGCCCGGCGTGCCCCCGGAGCGCTCCCCGGAGACCACATCGGTCTTCCGCGCGGACTTCCTCTCCGAGGCCGAAGCCCCGGCCCAGGACCAGCCGGTCTCCGGCGTGGAGTCGTTGCCCGCCGGCTCCGCGCTGCTGGTGGTCAAGCGCGGCCCCAACGCGGGCTCGCGCTTCCTGCTCGACCGGCCTTCCACGAGCGCGGGACGGCACCCGGACAGCGACATCTTCCTCGATGATGTCACCGTCTCGCGCCGCCACGCGGAGTTCCGCAGCGACGCGGGCGAGTTCGTCGTCGTCGACGTCGGCAGCCTCAACGGCACCTACGTCAACCGGGAGCCGGTCGACACCGCGGTGCTCGCCAACGGCGACGAGGTGCAGATCGGGAAGTTCCGGCTGGTGTTCCTCACCGGGCCGCGCGAGTCCGGGCCGAGGGGCTGA
- a CDS encoding ChaB family protein, producing the protein MPGKDAMPSTVERSDDKAKRTWVETYDSAMETYGDEGGRARRVAFAALKHTHEKVGDHWEPKGRKGPSDKQASGPGRRTNRETAGGVDANASKSHLMDVAKKLDIRGRSSMKKDELVDAIKKANNRKTEKSRGKK; encoded by the coding sequence ATGCCGGGCAAGGACGCGATGCCGAGCACCGTCGAGCGCTCGGACGACAAGGCCAAGCGCACGTGGGTGGAGACCTACGACTCGGCCATGGAGACCTACGGCGACGAGGGCGGCCGCGCCCGCCGGGTCGCGTTCGCCGCGCTCAAGCACACCCACGAGAAGGTGGGCGACCACTGGGAGCCGAAGGGACGCAAGGGCCCGTCGGACAAGCAGGCCTCCGGCCCCGGCCGCCGGACCAACCGCGAGACCGCGGGCGGGGTCGACGCGAACGCCTCGAAGTCGCACCTGATGGACGTGGCGAAGAAGCTCGACATCCGCGGGCGCTCGTCGATGAAGAAGGACGAGCTGGTCGACGCCATCAAGAAGGCGAACAACCGCAAGACCGAGAAGTCGCGCGGCAAGAAGTGA
- a CDS encoding helix-turn-helix domain-containing protein: MDEDLHERGRSAYRQREWAGAYELLTAADRTSPLAPDDLELLTTSAYLVGHDDVGDDLAARAYRELVREEPTRAARHAFWLGMHLLLRGEPARGGGWLARARRLVDEAGRECVEQGYLLVPDALQRLGEGDAEAARACSERAAAIGERFDEPDLQALGRLCVGQALISAGDTTQALALLDEVMVAVTADEVSPIVAGIVYCAVIEACQEVFELRRAQEWTAALSHWCASQPDLVPYRGQCMVHRAEIMLVHGAWPDALDEARRACDQLSGHPAAGAAFYQLAELHRLHGSFDAAEDAYRRASRWIPEPQPGLALLRTAQGQADAAAAMLRPVLEEAVGFVARTRLLAAHVEVVIAAGDAASARVSADELRAIADDVGAPLLRAMALHATGAVLVAEQDPGAWEVLRRAWRAWQELDAPYEAARVRVQMGLACLQRRDPDSAEMEFDAARLVFEGLGAAPDVLRLQTLSRAPATGLLTAREAQVLRLVATGMTNRAVAAELFLSEKTVARHVSNIFTKLGVSSRAAATAYAYEHRLV; the protein is encoded by the coding sequence GTGGACGAGGACCTGCACGAGCGGGGCCGCTCGGCATACCGGCAGCGCGAGTGGGCGGGCGCCTACGAGCTGCTGACGGCGGCGGATCGGACGTCGCCGCTCGCCCCGGACGATCTCGAGCTGCTGACGACGAGCGCCTACCTCGTCGGTCACGACGACGTCGGCGACGACCTGGCGGCCCGCGCCTACCGCGAGCTGGTGCGCGAGGAGCCCACGCGCGCGGCGCGGCACGCGTTCTGGCTGGGCATGCACCTGCTGCTCCGTGGCGAGCCGGCCCGGGGCGGCGGATGGCTCGCGCGGGCGCGACGCCTGGTCGACGAGGCCGGCCGCGAGTGCGTCGAGCAGGGGTACCTCCTCGTCCCCGACGCCCTGCAGCGGCTCGGGGAGGGCGACGCCGAGGCCGCGCGGGCCTGCTCGGAGCGGGCCGCCGCGATCGGGGAGCGCTTCGACGAGCCGGACCTGCAGGCGTTGGGCCGGCTCTGCGTGGGACAGGCGTTGATCAGTGCCGGCGACACCACGCAGGCGCTGGCGCTGCTGGACGAGGTGATGGTGGCGGTCACCGCCGACGAGGTCTCGCCGATCGTCGCGGGCATCGTCTACTGCGCCGTGATCGAGGCGTGCCAGGAGGTCTTCGAGCTGCGCCGGGCGCAGGAATGGACCGCGGCGCTGTCCCACTGGTGCGCGTCGCAGCCGGACCTCGTGCCCTACCGCGGGCAGTGCATGGTGCACCGCGCCGAGATCATGCTGGTGCACGGCGCATGGCCGGACGCGCTGGACGAGGCCCGCCGGGCGTGCGACCAGCTCTCGGGGCACCCCGCGGCGGGAGCGGCCTTCTACCAGCTGGCCGAGCTGCACCGCCTGCACGGCTCGTTCGACGCGGCCGAGGACGCCTACCGCCGGGCCAGCCGCTGGATACCGGAACCGCAGCCGGGGCTCGCGCTGCTGCGGACGGCCCAGGGCCAGGCCGACGCCGCCGCCGCGATGCTGCGCCCGGTGCTGGAGGAGGCGGTCGGGTTCGTGGCCCGCACGCGGCTGCTCGCCGCCCACGTCGAGGTCGTGATCGCGGCGGGTGATGCCGCCTCGGCCCGCGTGAGCGCCGACGAGCTGCGGGCGATCGCCGACGACGTCGGGGCGCCGCTGCTGCGGGCGATGGCCCTGCACGCGACGGGCGCCGTGCTCGTCGCCGAGCAGGATCCGGGCGCGTGGGAGGTGCTGCGCCGTGCCTGGCGGGCCTGGCAGGAGCTCGACGCGCCCTACGAGGCGGCGCGCGTCCGCGTGCAGATGGGGCTCGCGTGCCTGCAGCGGCGGGACCCCGATTCGGCGGAGATGGAGTTCGACGCGGCCCGGCTGGTGTTCGAAGGGCTCGGGGCGGCCCCCGACGTCCTGCGCCTGCAGACCCTGTCGCGCGCTCCGGCCACCGGCCTCCTGACCGCCCGCGAGGCGCAGGTGCTGCGACTGGTGGCGACGGGCATGACCAACCGCGCGGTGGCCGCGGAGCTCTTCCTCAGCGAGAAGACCGTGGCCCGGCACGTGAGCAACATCTTCACCAAGCTCGGGGTGTCCTCGCGGGCGGCGGCGACGGCCTACGCGTACGAGCACCGCCTCGTCTGA
- a CDS encoding bifunctional nuclease family protein has protein sequence MSEMRVVGVRVELPANQPILLLRETTGDRYLPIWIGSVEATAIALEQQGVKPARPLTHDLLKDVINALGRRLEQVRITDLQEGTFYAELVFDGGITVSARPSDSVALALRIGVPIHAEESVLAEAGLIIPDEQEDEVEKFREFLDSISPEDFRGAQP, from the coding sequence ATGAGCGAGATGCGCGTCGTGGGGGTACGGGTCGAACTGCCCGCCAACCAGCCGATCCTCCTGTTGCGGGAGACCACCGGTGATCGTTACCTGCCGATCTGGATCGGGTCGGTGGAGGCCACGGCGATCGCACTGGAGCAGCAGGGCGTCAAGCCGGCCCGGCCGCTCACCCACGACCTGCTCAAGGACGTGATCAACGCCCTGGGGCGCCGCCTCGAGCAGGTGCGGATCACCGACCTGCAGGAAGGCACCTTCTACGCGGAGCTGGTGTTCGACGGCGGCATCACGGTGTCGGCGCGCCCGAGTGACTCGGTGGCGCTGGCGCTGCGGATCGGGGTGCCGATCCACGCCGAGGAGAGCGTTCTCGCCGAGGCCGGGCTGATCATCCCGGACGAGCAGGAGGACGAGGTCGAGAAGTTCCGGGAGTTCCTCGACTCGATCTCCCCGGAGGACTTCCGAGGCGCCCAGCCCTAG
- a CDS encoding MEDS domain-containing protein has protein sequence MTTTVEDCRSVDHAVAVPVSDEQLWQISAEFLAHGLGRGEHVIYFDDGSSDRVLERMTDDGVAVAGPLREGRFTIVPSDRHTSPHEVAEAVRASVDAALAAGYPAVRITGRLSFPVTHAAGEAGVAHYDRVVDEVVRNRPAHVLCIYDRTRYPEGVVEAMRAAHRTEVIAPAIYDDGLLRITAIGPGAAHVAGECDHSNRPRIRSFLEAALDRALRQPDAPTDITLDLSSLRFLDVAGAVGLVHAAEEFPDAHRLILTGVRPRVQRVLDRCGAPFATQLVVRARSDQPPVEQPPAVRPPAPQAPAVQARAAQAAAAQAAAVQSPADRPPVDRPSPEQAPA, from the coding sequence ATGACGACAACGGTCGAGGACTGCCGGTCCGTCGACCATGCCGTCGCGGTCCCGGTGAGCGACGAGCAGCTCTGGCAGATCTCCGCGGAGTTCCTCGCCCACGGCCTCGGCCGCGGCGAGCACGTCATCTACTTCGACGACGGCTCCTCGGACCGGGTGCTCGAACGCATGACCGACGACGGTGTCGCGGTGGCCGGGCCGCTGCGCGAGGGCCGGTTCACCATCGTCCCGAGCGATCGGCACACCTCGCCCCACGAGGTCGCCGAGGCGGTGCGCGCCTCGGTCGACGCCGCGCTCGCCGCCGGCTACCCGGCCGTGCGCATCACCGGCCGCCTGAGCTTCCCGGTGACGCACGCAGCAGGTGAGGCGGGCGTGGCCCACTACGACCGCGTCGTCGACGAGGTCGTGCGCAACCGGCCGGCCCACGTCCTGTGCATCTACGACCGCACCCGCTACCCGGAGGGGGTCGTGGAGGCGATGCGGGCCGCGCACCGCACCGAGGTGATCGCGCCTGCGATCTACGACGACGGCCTCCTGCGGATCACCGCGATCGGCCCGGGCGCCGCTCACGTGGCAGGCGAGTGCGACCACAGCAACCGGCCACGCATCCGGAGCTTCCTCGAGGCCGCCCTCGACCGGGCCCTCCGCCAGCCGGACGCACCCACCGACATCACCCTCGACCTGTCGTCGCTGCGCTTCCTCGACGTCGCAGGCGCCGTCGGGCTCGTCCACGCCGCGGAGGAGTTCCCCGACGCCCACCGGCTGATCCTCACCGGCGTGCGCCCCCGGGTGCAGCGCGTCCTCGACCGGTGCGGGGCGCCGTTCGCCACCCAGCTCGTCGTGCGCGCCCGCAGTGACCAGCCGCCCGTCGAGCAGCCTCCGGCCGTCCGACCGCCTGCCCCCCAGGCACCAGCCGTCCAGGCACGAGCGGCACAGGCAGCAGCGGCGCAGGCAGCAGCAGTCCAGTCGCCCGCCGACCGGCCTCCCGTCGACCGGCCCTCCCCGGAGCAAGCACCGGCATGA
- the gcvH gene encoding glycine cleavage system protein GcvH, giving the protein MIPEDLRYTEAHEWVRDLGDGVVRIGITDHAQSQLGDVVFVQLPAVGDEVAAGASVGEVESTKSVSDIYSPVSGTVAAVNDALEANPELVNSGPYEAGWMFEVRLAGDAPGIPDDLLDPAAYQELTGS; this is encoded by the coding sequence GTGATCCCCGAGGACCTCCGCTACACCGAAGCCCACGAGTGGGTGCGCGACCTGGGGGACGGGGTGGTTCGGATCGGCATCACCGACCACGCCCAGTCCCAGCTCGGCGACGTCGTCTTCGTGCAGCTGCCCGCCGTCGGCGATGAGGTCGCGGCCGGGGCTTCCGTCGGCGAGGTCGAGTCCACCAAGTCGGTCTCGGACATCTACTCACCCGTCTCCGGCACGGTCGCGGCCGTCAACGACGCCCTCGAGGCCAACCCCGAGCTGGTCAACTCCGGTCCGTACGAGGCGGGCTGGATGTTCGAGGTCCGGCTCGCGGGCGACGCACCCGGCATTCCGGACGACCTGCTCGATCCGGCCGCCTACCAGGAGCTGACCGGGAGCTGA
- a CDS encoding MerR family transcriptional regulator, which translates to MEQPPSGAPEQGELFPDPLLGEGFDGLPDQLVGFRGPTACQVVGITYRQLDYWARTGLVVPSIRGAAGSGSQRLYSFKDVLVLKVVKRLLDAGVSLQNIRVAVEHLRRRGIRDLAGITLFSDGTTVYECASPEEVVDLLRGGQGVFGIAVGGAMKEISGSIKDFPVERADGGSVDDAPEDELSRRRARRAIS; encoded by the coding sequence GTGGAGCAGCCGCCGTCCGGCGCGCCCGAGCAGGGCGAGCTCTTCCCCGACCCGCTGCTCGGAGAAGGGTTCGACGGCCTGCCCGACCAGCTCGTCGGCTTCCGCGGGCCGACCGCGTGCCAGGTCGTGGGCATCACCTACCGCCAGCTCGACTACTGGGCCCGCACCGGCCTCGTCGTCCCCTCGATCCGCGGCGCCGCGGGCTCCGGCTCGCAGCGCCTGTACTCCTTCAAGGACGTGCTCGTCCTGAAGGTCGTCAAACGGCTGCTGGACGCAGGGGTGTCGCTGCAGAACATCCGCGTGGCCGTCGAGCACCTGCGCCGCCGCGGCATCCGCGACCTGGCCGGCATCACGCTGTTCAGCGACGGCACCACGGTCTACGAGTGCGCCTCGCCCGAGGAGGTCGTCGACCTGCTGCGCGGCGGCCAGGGCGTGTTCGGCATCGCCGTCGGGGGGGCCATGAAGGAGATCAGCGGCTCGATCAAGGACTTCCCGGTGGAGCGGGCCGACGGCGGAAGCGTGGACGACGCCCCCGAGGACGAGCTGTCCCGCCGGCGGGCGCGGCGCGCCATCAGCTGA
- a CDS encoding DUF4235 domain-containing protein: MRRGDGNELTGLAKVAYKPIGLFFGLVGGLLAGKVFGIVWKKISNEDETPQPLSDDYSTREVLLAATLQGAIFGLIKTAVDRYGLKGVRRFLDTPRPPARRRAEV, from the coding sequence GTGAGACGCGGCGACGGCAACGAGCTGACCGGGCTGGCGAAGGTCGCCTACAAGCCGATCGGTCTGTTCTTCGGCCTGGTCGGCGGCCTGCTCGCCGGCAAGGTCTTCGGGATCGTGTGGAAGAAGATCTCGAACGAGGACGAGACGCCGCAACCGCTGTCGGACGACTACAGCACCCGCGAGGTGCTGCTGGCCGCCACGCTGCAGGGCGCCATCTTCGGACTGATCAAGACCGCGGTGGACCGGTACGGGTTGAAGGGCGTCCGGCGTTTCCTGGACACCCCACGCCCGCCGGCACGTCGCAGAGCGGAGGTGTGA
- a CDS encoding OsmC family protein: protein MDATTLRELQAPLKARYRDDPDAAVVTLTADGELDGTGVACRVRTATALAEAGLHPATGGDGTQLCSGDMLLEALVACAGVTLRAVATSLGLQAAGTVRAEGDLDFRGTLGVDKEAPVGFREIRLAFDLDTTASEDEVATLIRLTERYCVVLQTLKSSPATSVSVRA from the coding sequence ATGGACGCCACGACCCTCCGAGAGCTGCAGGCCCCGCTCAAGGCGCGGTACCGGGACGACCCCGACGCCGCGGTCGTCACCCTCACCGCCGACGGCGAGCTCGACGGCACCGGCGTGGCCTGCCGGGTACGCACCGCCACCGCGCTCGCCGAGGCGGGCCTGCACCCGGCCACCGGCGGCGACGGCACCCAGCTGTGTTCCGGCGACATGCTGCTCGAGGCGCTCGTCGCCTGCGCGGGCGTCACCCTGCGCGCGGTGGCCACCTCGCTCGGGTTGCAGGCGGCCGGCACCGTGCGCGCGGAGGGTGACCTGGACTTCCGCGGCACGCTCGGCGTCGACAAGGAAGCCCCGGTCGGGTTCCGCGAGATCCGGCTGGCGTTCGACCTCGACACCACCGCGAGCGAGGACGAGGTCGCGACGCTGATCCGGCTCACCGAGCGCTACTGCGTGGTGCTGCAGACGTTGAAGTCCTCCCCCGCCACCTCGGTGAGCGTGCGGGCGTGA
- a CDS encoding CDP-alcohol phosphatidyltransferase family protein: protein MAEPSLTSLLGQVRRDRVLTVPNLLSVLRLAGVPLFLYLLLVPGGAAWGADVWAIVVLALGGITDWLDGKLARLLGQYSTLGALLDPAVDRLYILAALLALGLREAVPWWVVAALVARDLVLAATLPVLRSRGYGPYRVTYLGKGATFLLLYAFPLLLAAQAQGWFADLARPFAYAFAVWGTVLYLYTGALYLAQFVRALRAPIDRAGVAGGLRRED from the coding sequence GTGGCCGAACCGTCGCTGACCAGCCTGCTGGGGCAGGTCCGCCGTGACCGGGTGCTCACGGTGCCCAACCTGCTGAGCGTGCTGCGGCTGGCGGGGGTGCCGCTGTTCCTCTACCTGCTGCTGGTGCCCGGCGGCGCGGCGTGGGGCGCGGACGTCTGGGCGATCGTGGTGCTGGCACTGGGCGGCATCACCGACTGGCTCGACGGCAAGCTCGCCCGCCTGCTCGGCCAGTACAGCACGCTCGGGGCACTCCTGGACCCCGCGGTGGACCGGCTGTACATCCTCGCCGCACTTCTGGCGCTTGGCCTGCGCGAGGCCGTGCCCTGGTGGGTGGTGGCCGCGCTGGTGGCCCGCGACCTCGTGCTCGCCGCCACACTGCCGGTGCTGCGCTCCCGCGGCTACGGGCCCTACCGGGTGACCTACCTCGGCAAGGGCGCCACGTTCCTGCTCCTGTACGCGTTCCCGCTCCTGCTCGCCGCCCAGGCACAGGGGTGGTTCGCCGATCTGGCCCGCCCGTTCGCCTACGCGTTCGCCGTGTGGGGCACCGTGCTCTACCTGTACACGGGGGCCCTCTACCTGGCCCAGTTCGTGCGCGCGCTGCGCGCGCCGATCGATCGGGCGGGGGTCGCGGGTGGCCTCCGGCGTGAGGACTAG
- a CDS encoding ATP-binding protein, with protein sequence MRIETTRSANAVRLEHAAGFHDSSTDLLDQLVPLVLQTAERGEPLAIALQPATEEALADRLDGRVAPEDRLVRLRQPDGGPAGLSAQTLAARWALELRALSVAKGRPVTVLNEHAAALDGADGRFWTELDAALNVALADLPVRITCFYPELPLHLEILDGARRNHPLLLTDGELRHNPGHHDPRAVLAARPAARPPLLGPPDVRLSFSAWQLHEVRGTVEQALSGRGYERERMEDIVLAVNELATNAVEHGTPEAQLSLWTGGHGLLCEIDDGGTLRDPLPGLHAPHPAEPRGRGVWIARQLCDSLHVWADGRGTHVRVHAIP encoded by the coding sequence ATGAGGATCGAGACCACGCGCTCGGCCAACGCGGTTCGCCTCGAACACGCCGCGGGTTTCCACGACTCCTCCACGGACCTCCTCGACCAGCTCGTCCCGCTCGTGCTGCAGACCGCCGAGCGCGGCGAGCCGCTCGCCATCGCATTGCAGCCCGCCACCGAGGAGGCCCTCGCCGACCGGCTCGACGGCCGCGTCGCTCCCGAGGACCGGCTGGTCCGGCTGCGGCAGCCGGACGGCGGCCCGGCCGGCCTGTCGGCGCAGACCCTCGCCGCCCGGTGGGCGCTGGAGCTCCGCGCGCTGAGCGTCGCGAAGGGGCGCCCGGTCACCGTGCTCAACGAGCACGCAGCCGCCCTCGACGGGGCCGACGGCCGCTTCTGGACCGAGCTCGACGCGGCCCTCAACGTCGCGCTCGCCGACCTGCCGGTGCGCATCACCTGCTTCTACCCGGAGCTCCCGCTGCACCTGGAGATCCTCGACGGGGCCCGGCGCAACCATCCCCTCCTGCTCACCGACGGCGAGCTGCGCCACAACCCCGGCCACCACGATCCGCGCGCCGTCCTCGCCGCGCGGCCGGCCGCCCGGCCGCCCCTGCTCGGCCCGCCGGACGTGCGGCTGTCGTTCAGCGCGTGGCAGCTCCACGAGGTGCGCGGCACCGTCGAGCAGGCGCTGTCCGGCCGCGGCTACGAGCGCGAACGCATGGAGGACATCGTTCTCGCCGTCAACGAGCTCGCCACCAACGCGGTGGAGCACGGCACGCCCGAGGCGCAGCTGTCGCTGTGGACGGGCGGGCACGGGTTGCTGTGCGAGATCGACGACGGTGGCACCCTCCGGGACCCCTTGCCCGGGCTGCACGCGCCGCACCCGGCGGAGCCCCGCGGCCGTGGCGTGTGGATCGCCCGGCAGCTCTGCGACTCGCTCCACGTGTGGGCCGACGGCCGCGGCACCCACGTTCGGGTGCACGCCATCCCCTGA
- a CDS encoding acetolactate synthase large subunit gives MIGAHALLRSLLANGVDTCFANPGTSEMHFVAALDGVPGMRAVLALFEGVATGAADGYARMAERPAATLLHLGPGLGNGLANLHNARRAGVGVVNVVGDHATTHAKYDAPLQSDIAAIAGAVSGWVRESTLTAEIGTDAAAAVAAARAGQVATLVLPADVSWNDGGEPAPAADPADAAPRAEPDAVREAAQALSSGEPCVLLVGGDATRAAGLAAADRIAAATGARVLTETFPTRLERGAGIAPVDRLGYVVDVAVQQLAGTRHLVLVGARSPVSFFAYPGKDSDLVPAGCRVHALVPKEGALTSGSATAALEELADLLAPGTAPRPAPAARPELPTGPLTVESAAAVVGALLPEGAVVVDESVTSGLGLPAVTAGAPRHDWLTLTGGSIGYGLPAATGAAVACPDRPVWCLQADGSAMYTISALWTQAREGLDVTTLVYHNSAYAILRMELLQTGAAAHLAGDGARARDLLDLGRPDLDFVALAAGMGVPGERVTTADGLAAALRRAAAEPGPHLIEAMVPPLVP, from the coding sequence GTGATCGGCGCACACGCTCTCCTCCGGTCGCTGCTCGCGAACGGGGTCGACACCTGCTTCGCCAACCCCGGCACCTCCGAGATGCACTTCGTCGCCGCGCTCGACGGGGTGCCCGGGATGCGGGCCGTGCTGGCGCTGTTCGAGGGGGTCGCCACCGGCGCCGCCGACGGGTACGCCCGGATGGCGGAGCGGCCCGCGGCCACCCTGCTGCACCTCGGCCCCGGTCTCGGCAACGGTCTGGCGAACCTGCACAACGCCCGCAGGGCCGGTGTCGGAGTCGTCAACGTGGTCGGCGACCACGCCACCACCCACGCGAAGTACGACGCCCCGCTGCAGTCCGACATCGCCGCGATCGCGGGGGCGGTGTCGGGGTGGGTGCGCGAGAGCACCCTCACCGCCGAGATCGGCACGGACGCGGCGGCCGCCGTGGCGGCGGCCCGGGCCGGGCAGGTCGCGACGCTGGTGCTGCCCGCCGACGTGAGCTGGAACGACGGCGGCGAACCCGCCCCGGCCGCCGACCCGGCCGACGCCGCGCCGCGCGCCGAGCCGGACGCGGTCCGCGAGGCCGCGCAGGCGCTGTCCTCCGGGGAGCCGTGCGTGCTGCTCGTCGGCGGCGACGCCACCCGCGCCGCGGGGCTCGCCGCCGCCGACCGGATCGCCGCCGCCACCGGCGCCCGGGTACTGACCGAGACGTTCCCGACCCGGCTCGAGCGCGGTGCCGGGATCGCGCCCGTCGACCGCCTCGGCTACGTCGTCGACGTGGCCGTCCAGCAGCTGGCGGGGACGCGCCACCTCGTGCTGGTCGGGGCCCGCTCGCCGGTGTCGTTCTTCGCCTACCCGGGCAAGGACTCCGATCTGGTGCCCGCGGGGTGTCGCGTCCACGCGCTCGTGCCGAAGGAGGGCGCCCTCACCTCGGGCTCCGCGACCGCCGCGCTCGAGGAGCTCGCCGACCTGCTCGCCCCGGGCACGGCCCCGCGGCCGGCTCCGGCCGCCCGGCCCGAGCTGCCCACCGGGCCGCTCACCGTCGAGAGCGCGGCCGCCGTGGTCGGTGCCCTGCTACCCGAGGGCGCCGTCGTCGTGGACGAGTCGGTGACCTCCGGACTCGGCCTCCCGGCCGTCACGGCAGGCGCCCCCCGCCACGACTGGTTGACGCTCACCGGCGGATCGATCGGCTACGGCCTCCCGGCCGCCACGGGCGCCGCGGTGGCCTGCCCGGACCGGCCGGTGTGGTGCCTGCAGGCCGACGGCAGCGCCATGTACACCATCTCGGCGCTGTGGACCCAGGCCCGGGAGGGCCTCGACGTCACGACGCTCGTGTACCACAACAGCGCCTACGCCATCCTCCGCATGGAGCTGCTGCAGACCGGCGCCGCCGCGCACCTCGCCGGGGACGGGGCACGTGCCAGGGACCTGCTCGACCTCGGCCGGCCCGACCTCGACTTCGTGGCGCTGGCCGCGGGGATGGGCGTGCCCGGCGAGCGCGTCACCACCGCCGACGGGCTGGCCGCCGCGCTGCGCCGCGCCGCCGCCGAGCCCGGGCCACACCTCATCGAGGCGATGGTGCCGCCACTGGTGCCCTGA
- a CDS encoding AfsR/SARP family transcriptional regulator has product MLGSFTLVSDGNAVPLGVDSRRLVAYLAVHPRPQEHAALAADLWPGVPAAAGRRLLTEAATAVGIPSLFSDGDLTGPLSLAADVQVDLADALGLVRALPEIPASDSPDIGLLSADILPGWTAAWIAVERERFRQLRLHAVEERSLRLSAAGRHAGAVALAEMAVHAAPSRESARRALIEAHLAQGNIAAAVAEYDAYEELLRSSVGGPASNGLDALFPPSPVWPVLRARRPMPRSAVQLPGLRAVRGAAGGARRLVSGGGASRPY; this is encoded by the coding sequence GTGCTGGGGTCCTTCACCCTCGTGTCGGACGGCAACGCCGTCCCGCTGGGCGTCGACTCACGCAGGCTCGTCGCCTATCTGGCCGTGCACCCCCGCCCGCAGGAGCACGCGGCCCTCGCCGCCGACCTCTGGCCCGGCGTCCCCGCCGCGGCGGGAAGGCGCCTGCTCACCGAGGCGGCCACCGCGGTCGGCATCCCGTCGCTGTTCAGCGACGGCGACCTCACCGGTCCCCTCTCCCTCGCCGCCGACGTCCAGGTGGACCTCGCCGACGCCCTCGGCCTGGTGCGGGCCCTCCCGGAGATCCCGGCGAGCGACAGCCCCGACATCGGGTTGCTCTCGGCCGACATCCTGCCCGGCTGGACCGCTGCCTGGATCGCCGTGGAGCGCGAGCGCTTCCGCCAGCTCCGGCTGCACGCCGTCGAGGAACGGAGCCTGCGCCTGTCGGCCGCAGGCCGCCACGCCGGCGCCGTCGCGCTCGCCGAGATGGCGGTGCACGCCGCACCGAGCCGGGAGAGCGCCCGCCGCGCCCTGATCGAGGCCCACCTCGCACAGGGCAACATCGCCGCGGCCGTGGCCGAGTACGACGCGTACGAGGAGCTGCTGCGCTCCAGCGTCGGCGGTCCCGCCTCCAACGGTCTCGACGCGCTGTTCCCGCCGTCGCCGGTGTGGCCGGTGCTGCGGGCACGCCGCCCGATGCCCCGCTCGGCCGTCCAGCTGCCCGGCCTGCGTGCCGTGCGCGGCGCGGCAGGCGGCGCCCGCCGCCTCGTGTCGGGCGGCGGCGCCTCGCGCCCCTACTGA